In a single window of the Bacillales bacterium genome:
- a CDS encoding M24 family metallopeptidase — protein MVLPFDLAEYAARLEKVKGAMETKGVDVLCITNPSNMNYLSGYDAWSFYVHQLLVVLKEEHQPYWIGRRQDANGAKLTTWLDEHHIIYYPDDYVQSKIKHPMDFVTGILRSWGRHRDRIGFEMDNYYFTGRCYEQIKIGIPDARILDTTTLVNEVRMIKSHKEIAYMRNAARIVEKAMDTGVKAIRAGERENEVVAKIYHAQLSGTEQFGGDYPAIVPLMPSGVKTSAPHLTWTDSRYGENDLVILELAGCYRRYHAPLARTVKIGMPNERERTITETVKEGIHEVLQMIKPGVTCSEAAAVWRNVIAKHGIEKHDRLGYSVGLSYPPDWGEHTASIREGDDTVFQPNMTFHFIPGIWQDDCGIEISETIVITENGCETLANYPRELFTTYTEDGHAHESV, from the coding sequence ATGGTGTTGCCGTTTGACCTGGCGGAGTACGCCGCGCGATTGGAGAAAGTAAAAGGGGCAATGGAGACGAAGGGCGTAGATGTCCTCTGCATTACGAATCCATCGAACATGAATTATTTGTCTGGTTATGACGCATGGTCGTTTTACGTTCATCAGTTGTTGGTCGTGTTGAAAGAAGAGCACCAGCCGTATTGGATCGGCAGGCGTCAGGACGCGAACGGGGCGAAATTGACGACGTGGCTGGACGAACATCACATCATTTATTATCCGGACGATTACGTGCAGTCGAAGATCAAGCATCCGATGGACTTCGTTACGGGAATTTTGCGAAGCTGGGGACGCCATCGCGATCGAATCGGGTTCGAAATGGACAATTATTATTTCACCGGGCGCTGCTATGAACAAATCAAAATCGGAATCCCGGACGCCCGGATCCTCGATACGACGACGCTTGTCAATGAAGTGCGTATGATCAAATCGCACAAGGAAATAGCCTATATGCGAAATGCCGCGAGAATCGTAGAAAAGGCGATGGATACCGGTGTGAAAGCGATTCGCGCCGGCGAGCGCGAAAACGAAGTCGTCGCGAAAATTTACCACGCGCAGTTGTCAGGAACGGAACAGTTCGGAGGAGATTACCCAGCGATCGTTCCGCTCATGCCGTCAGGGGTGAAAACGTCGGCGCCGCATTTGACGTGGACGGACAGCCGTTACGGTGAAAACGACCTCGTCATTCTGGAGTTGGCCGGCTGTTACCGCAGGTATCACGCTCCACTGGCGAGAACGGTGAAGATCGGCATGCCGAACGAGAGGGAAAGGACGATTACGGAAACGGTGAAAGAAGGCATCCATGAAGTACTGCAGATGATCAAGCCCGGTGTTACGTGCTCAGAAGCGGCCGCCGTTTGGCGAAATGTGATCGCGAAACACGGAATCGAGAAACACGACCGCCTCGGGTATTCTGTCGGACTGAGCTACCCGCCGGATTGGGGCGAACATACGGCGAGCATCCGCGAAGGGGACGACACCGTCTTTCAGCCGAACATGACGTTTCATTTCATCCCGGGGATTTGGCAGGACGATTGCGGCATCGAGATCAGCGAAACGATCGTCATTACCGAGAACGGATGCGAAACGCTTGCGAACTATCCGCGGGAATTGTTCACGACGTACACGGAGGACGGTCATGCCCATGAAAGTGTTTGA